A region of the Callithrix jacchus isolate 240 chromosome 5, calJac240_pri, whole genome shotgun sequence genome:
CTCAGCCAGAGTTTCAGACTTTCTGTCTGCTCCCTATTTTGCACTCTGTGTTTCATGAACTCTGGATTACTTGAAATTTGTGTAACaatcttttttctctgttgtcAACTCTATCTGGAAATTGCTTCCCActtccagacaaacaaatgaacaaaaccaaGGAACATGGTTGGCACCTTttgaatcatttaaaatacacttttgaGGTTACCATGTCACTGttacctctttatttttcttcattccttcctttggaAAATGTTTTGTTGTCACATCCCGCCTCTGCTGTTTACCAGTTGTATTTTCGCAGGTTACCTAATCAGTTTTGCCCTAGTTTCCTTATTTGCAAAATTGGTAGAATTATAATAATTGCTTATGATTGTTGTGAGAATTCAAAAAGTAtatacagtgcctggcataatgTATGACCCAAAGAAGTACTCAGTATGTGTTAGCCATTCTTATTTTGGTGCACTTCCACATTGAAGTGTAGCTTCTGCCTCTGTTTATGCTTTAGTGTAAGCTCTTTACCTAGTCTTACTCATCTTTATGTTTTTAGATTTTAATATAGGCTTGGAACATGGTAAGCACTCAATAGCTATTTGatggaatttaattttaatttcactgaATTTTGAACCCTATTACTTTTTTCCTTCCATGTCTGCCTTGAAATGAATGACGTTACACACAAACTATTCTCTATAGATTTAGcaatggaaataaagaaaatttggtgtTTTATTGACACATATATCCGAGGTTAAAACAtccaatttatatttatatttggaaaatatgaaatataaatggaaattgTCCAGAATTTGAGACCCAGTCTGTGTGTACCCTGTATTAAACCAATTAGGATTATAATTCTGACCTCTCTAACAGAATATACTACTGTCAgccaatatacaaaaataattgaatttaaaCTAAATAGctgtttctttatttaaaatgcccTAGAAGCTCTTGTctgtttctttattctgttcttgtgtttcaAATAGTATCAACCTCTTGTTTTAGTTCCATACTGACTCTGAAAAATATTAGATGTTATTGTTTTGCTCAGCAGCTTATAAGAGACTGTTAAACATAGGGTCACACGTAATGGGAAAAATGGATGTTATATCTCTCACTCTTGAATATAGTTTTTTGGGTCACTTtttccatatgcattttaaaactgaaatatttgttttctcaccCTTAGCCCATGATGTATTTAGTAGGCCATTTCAGTATTGAACATGGTGGATGAATGGTAGACTGTTTATCATGTACCTCAACACAGggtatttcaatatatttttcttcaaatcattGTGGTAAACTGTTGGGATGCAGAAAATATAGTATGAAAGAAAGAGTGTGTAAGATTTGGCTTctaacctggatttttttttctgttttcttttttctttttttcttttcctttttcagaaaaattattgTCTCTTCTACCAGAGTATGTTGTTCCATATACAATTCACCTTTTGGCACATGACCCAGATTATGTCAAAGTACAGGATATTGAACAGCTTAAAGATGTTAAAGAGTAAGACTTTTTCCATCCcgttttcatattttcattttttctccttaATGCTGATAATGGGATCTCAATTATAATTAGTTtattgatgtattttattttttaggcatAAGCAAATAAGATTCTTTATTTgctctcatctttcttttttcataccatttctttatattatgtttttaatatggtTTCCCAAAACGTAATCATAATTAGTTATGTTTGTTTAGCAGCCTGGTGTTCCTTTTCTGTTGAAGTAATTCattaaaatttccatttcatttcttttccttcttccttctgaaactgtgtGGATTTTCATGTGAGGTGAATTAATAATGTCTCTTTTACTTGTGTAGTAAGCACAGTTTTCTTTGCAATAACTGTCTTCCTCTGTAGAAAGAGGAATGGTCAATTTAACAATGAGCCAAGTTTATAATTGGGGAACACCCAGTTACTACTTCATTGATGTATTCTCTAACTAGAGTTTAAAATGTTTGCAATTCTTTTAGAGATTTTTACTTAAAGACTGAAAGCACTGTACGTATCTGGATGGGGAATAGGAATATAGTGATATTTAGAGAAGTCTTTTTTAAGACCAGCATAATTCTTTAAATAAGCTCGAGCTCCTCTTGGTACCAACTCTATTGCGCAGCTCGCTGCCCTGTGATTAACCTAGGCGAGGAGGAGAAAATATCCCCAGATCCGGGCAGGCCCGACCCCACATCCAGTCCTGTGTTgtgagaggagggaagagaaataAACGTGGCAGCGCACAGGCCAGCGGGGAGACTGCTTTCCAGACACCTCCGGCCCACACAGCTGTTCACCCCCGTCTTTTCAATCCTGGAAAAGGAATTCGGGCTTTCACTGTCTAAAATCGGCAGTCTGCATTTCTGCTCTTCAGTCAGTCCTTAGGATGAAGCTCTAACTGAACTGAAGTAAGGAGAAACAGCCTTGAATCCTTGGAGGTCTGTCTTCCTTTTGGCCTCTGTGAAACTACCGCTACAGTGGGAAAAAGCAAACTgatcttgatcccaggaggcccTGCTTAAGCCTCAGCAGAACTTGTAAACCTAAACTGAAGAGCCTCACCTGGAGGAGCAGGCATCCCGTAACCTTAACCAAGCCAGTTCCACTCTCTGGATCAGTGAATAACCCCACTGCACCATGAGCCGCGTTCGGGATGCTGGCTGTGTAGAGGCAGGGATAGTGATTGGAGCTGGTGCCTGGTACTGTGTCTACAAATACACCAGGGGAAGAGACCAGACCAAGAAGAGAATGGCTAAGCCCAAAAACCGGGCTATGGCTGGGACTGGAGCCAGGGCTAGAGCCGGCCTAAGAGCCGGATTCACAATCGACCTTGGGCCAGAATTCAGTCCCCCAACACCAGTCCAAGCTGAAGCAGAGGACAGGACCCAGGATGAAGCCTCTGCTCTGGACACAGCTGGAGCTGAGGCAGTGGCCCCAGCTGCATCCAGTGCTGAGGCTCAGAGTGGGGCAGGGAGTCAAGCCCAAGAGGCAGATGGAGCCGGGGTTGAGCAAAGGCCAAATCAGTAGTTCGGGCTACAGTGGCTTCTACAGTAGCACCACCTCCCATGGTGACAGAGGCCCTTGCAGCTGCAGAAGCCCCTGCAGCTggcagggcctcccaaagtggcagaAGCCCCCATAGAAGTGGAGACTCCCAGGGCAGCAGTGCCTCCTGGGACAGTGGTACCTACCAAGGCAGCAGCACCCACTGAGGTGACTGAGGGTCCTGGGGTAGCAGCACCTACCAAAGTAGCTGAAGCTCCCAGGGTGGCATCGCCTACTAAGGCAGCTGGGGCTCCTGTGCCCCCAGCGCCTTCTGGGGCTGCAGAGGCTCCTGGAACTTCTGGTTCTCCTAGAGCAGCCGCAGTTCCTGGAACAACTGCTGCCAAGAAAGCAACCCCTGGGGCTCACACGGGGTCTATACCTAAAGCCACATCAGCGACTGGAGCTGTACCCAAAGGTGGAGCCGAGGCCAGGTCCCAGAATGGGGGCAAGGGCAAGGGCAAGAAAAGCAAGGTTGAAGTAGACGAATTGGGGATGGGCTTCCGTCCTGGAGATGGGGCTACAGCAACTGCTGCAGCCTCTGCTAATGGTGGAAAGGCTTTCCTGGCAGAGGTCCGTGATTCTGAGGAAGGGGAGTCTGGGTGGACTGACACAGAGTCAGATTCAGACTCTGAGCCTGAGATTCAGCAcagaggaaggggaaaaagaCCCGTTACCGTGCAGAAGCGCCCCTTTCTTTATGAAATTGATGAGATTCTGGGTGTCCACGATCTCAGGAAGGTCCTTGCCTTGCTTCAGAAATCTGATGATCCTTTCATCCAGCAGGTCGCTTTGCTCACTCTGAGCAACAATGCCAATTATTCTTGCAATCAAGAGACAATCCGCAAACTGGGAGGCCTCCCAATTATTGCAAACATGATTAACAAAACTGATCCCCACATTAAGGAAAAAGCCTTAATGGCCATGAATAACCTGAGTGAGAATTATGAAAATCAGGGCCGGCTTCAGGTGTACATGAATAAAGTGATGGATGATATCATGGCCTCTAACCTGAACTCAGCAGTTCAAGTAGTTGGACTAAAATTTCTAACAAACATGACTATTACTAATGACTACCAGCACCTGCTTGTCAATTCCATTGCAAACTTTTTCCGTTTGTTATCTCAGGGAGGTGGAAAAATCAAGGTTGAGATTTTGGAAATACTCTCAAATTTTGCTGAAAATCCAGATAGGTTGAAAAAACTGCTCAGTACCCAAGTGCCAGCCTCATTTAGTTCCCTCTATAATTCTTATGTGGAATCAGAAATCCTTATTAATGCCCTTACTCTATTTGAGATCATTTATGACAATCTCAGAGCAGAAGTGTTTAACTGTAGAGAATTCAATAAAGGTTCCCTATTTTACTTATGCACTGCATCTGGAGTGTGTGTTAAGAAAATTAGAGCCTTAGCAAATCACCATGACCGCTTAGTGAAAGTGAAAGTTATAAAGCTAGTGAACAAATTCTGATTGGTTATGTACTGTCAAAAGACTTCAAGAAATTTCTTGGTTTTGCAGTCTGGAAGCATTGAAAATTGAAAGTTACTGCTTTTCCACTTGCTTGTATACTAAAGGAATCCTTTCAGCTGCCAGTTTTAAATAATGTTGTCTGTGACAGTCACCAGCTTTAACCTGAACCATtttataaataccaaaaaaatagacCTCTTGTACTGAAAACTTGTGACTTTAATTGTGCTGCTTGGATGGAAATATTTTTGCTGGTTCCTCTGAATTGACAGTAAACCTGTTCATTATGAATGGCCTacttttctattatttgttttgatttgaatttatcCACCAAAGACTTCATTTGTGTATCATCAATAAAATTGTATGTTTCAactgacaaacaaacaaacaaataaataaatgaataagcaagCAAGCTCGAGACCCTGATCCTCTCTCAGTTACAATAAAAGATTACTGTTGTGGTTTCGAATCAGCTAGTTTATGATGCCTTTAGTTTcctgtaataataaaataattcttaatgtCTTAattcatagaaatattttatagttaaataATTTGAGAAGCCTTAGGAGAGTAAAATCAAGTTACTAATAAATTCCCATGGCAATAGAAAAGATGCCCTTTTTTCCCActgcagtttcctttttttaaaaaaataagaaattagttctgccaggcatggtggctcacacctgtaatcccagcactttaggaggccaaggtgggtggatcacctgatgtcaggagttagagaacagcctggccaccatggcaaaatcctgtctctagtaaaaatacaaaaaaataagttggatgtggtggtgcacacctgtagtcccagctactcaggaggctaaggcaagagaattgcttgaacctgggcagcagaggttggcagtgagctgagatcatgccactgcactccagcctgggtggcagcgcACCAactccgtctctagtaaaaaaaaaaaagaaattggttctGTCAGAATTAGTTCTGTTGTTAGAGTGATTATAACTGTTGAAAACTTCTAGTCCCCTCTCTCTGAGAacattgggtttttaaaaatatataaaacatcctTTGGGATTTACTAGACACCTGTGATTGTATTTCTAAGTTGCCCCAGTGTAGCCATGCATGAACTCCATCCTATCAGGGAGCCACGTCAGAAGAATGTATCCTATACCTAAgtttttaaaggttatttttttctgttctagaaTAATCCCTTGCTtcacatttctctcttccttctcccgtTACTTTTCTCCTCTGTGTATCACCtataactttgttcttttctctctgtgtagTACATAGACAAagcacttttcattttttattgaatagaGTTTTATGTAATTAACTTTAAAACTGAGCTACTgaaactttcttttaattttctctttttaagcaaAGACAGTGCTTATAGTTGTCAGTCATGACCTTGTCCTCTCTATTAATGAATATTCTTAATTGTTTACATTTAATAAGAAGGTTATATTCTCTTGAAGGCTTACCATCAGAACTGTAGTCAGTCTTAAGTATCCGAGGTCTCACTTGATCCATGGCCCAACTATTCCTTTGACAGTCTTTAACTCCCTGTCATAGCTGGGGTTAAGATGACTTCATCCTTTCTAccatatatgtttcttttttaacctGCCTCCTTGGAAATCTA
Encoded here:
- the LOC100398948 gene encoding LOW QUALITY PROTEIN: armadillo repeat-containing X-linked protein 2-like (The sequence of the model RefSeq protein was modified relative to this genomic sequence to represent the inferred CDS: inserted 1 base in 1 codon; deleted 1 base in 1 codon), whose translation is MSRVRDAGCVEAGIVIGAGAWYCVYKYTRGRDQTKKRMAKPKNRAMAGTGARARAGLRAGFTIDLGPEFSPPTPVQAEAEDRTQDEASALDTAGAEAVAPAASSAEAQSGAGSQAQEADGAGVXAKAKSVVRATVASTVAPPPMVTEALAAAEAPALAGPPKVAEAPIEVETPRAAVPPGTVVPTKAAAPTEVTEGPGVAAPTKVAEAPRVASPTKAAGAPVPPAPSGAAEAPGTSGSPRAAAVPGTTAAKKATPGAHTGSIPKATSATGAVPKGGAEARSQNGGKGKGKKSKVEVDELGMGFRPGDGATATAAASANGGKAFLAEVRDSEEGESGWTDTESDSDSEPEIQHRGRGKRPVTVQKRPFLYEIDEILGVHDLRKVLALLQKSDDPFIQQVALLTLSNNANYSCNQETIRKLGGLPIIANMINKTDPHIKEKALMAMNNLSENYENQGRLQVYMNKVMDDIMASNLNSAVQVVGLKFLTNMTITNDYQHLLVNSIANFFRLLSQGGGKIKVEILEILSNFAENPDRLKKLLSTQVPASFSSLYNSYVESEILINALTLFEIIYDNLRAEVFNCREFNKGSLFYLCTASGVCVKKIRALANHHDRLVKVKVIKLVNKF